One Obesumbacterium proteus DNA window includes the following coding sequences:
- a CDS encoding DUF3164 family protein, translated as MSIKENTVPAGYMRDRKDRLVPVDQVSGFDLEMDAFVRTQVAEALEESARIKAFKSKSFDECYAWLDLVAEKYGKTRGGVKGNVTFASYDGSQQISIKVQDSLTFGPELQIAKEIIDECINEWSQGANANLQAIISDAFSVDKEGQLNTGRILSLRRIKIDDDRWRQAMEAISESLQVAVSKAYINFRQKDADGKLLNIPLDIAAV; from the coding sequence ATGTCCATTAAAGAGAACACAGTACCCGCAGGCTACATGCGCGACCGCAAAGACCGTCTGGTGCCAGTTGATCAGGTGTCCGGATTCGACCTGGAAATGGACGCGTTCGTCCGTACTCAGGTTGCCGAGGCTCTGGAGGAAAGCGCCCGTATCAAGGCGTTTAAGTCAAAGTCTTTCGACGAGTGCTATGCCTGGCTCGACCTGGTGGCTGAGAAATACGGCAAAACCCGTGGTGGCGTGAAAGGTAACGTCACGTTCGCCAGCTACGACGGCAGCCAGCAAATCAGCATCAAGGTGCAGGATTCGCTGACCTTCGGGCCGGAGCTGCAGATTGCGAAAGAGATCATTGATGAATGCATCAATGAATGGTCACAGGGTGCCAATGCCAACCTGCAGGCCATCATCAGCGATGCGTTCTCGGTCGATAAAGAAGGCCAGCTCAATACCGGCCGCATTCTGTCCCTGCGCCGTATCAAGATTGACGATGACCGCTGGCGTCAGGCGATGGAGGCGATTTCTGAGTCATTGCAGGTGGCGGTCTCCAAGGCTTACATCAATTTCCGTCAGAAAGATGCTGACGGCAAGCTGCTGAATATCCCTCTTGATATTGCGGCGGTGTGA
- a CDS encoding AAA family ATPase → MSTKEQLVELMERKGLTQTQVSRAIGKSTALVSQFLQEKYTGDMESVNALVQDFIDRTREKDKAQKVEVKFVATPTARKALEIIRLAHVDGEINVLYGEAGLGKTMALKSYAASNPTALLIEADPSYTARVLLEEICNRLNLSTRGNMHELFELCVAKLRNTGYLLMIDEGELLPHRALEVLRRIHDKTGIGIVLAGMPRLIINLKGKRGEFVQLHSRVGFALNIGNALSQDDSDLIASTILPDVLSRDMSEVLYKESRGNARRLFKLLRGVIRTSHINDREVNVTTVRQFAEMLIN, encoded by the coding sequence ATGTCAACAAAAGAACAGCTTGTCGAATTAATGGAGCGCAAAGGCCTCACCCAAACGCAGGTTTCCCGCGCTATCGGTAAGAGTACTGCTTTGGTCAGTCAGTTCCTGCAGGAAAAGTACACCGGCGATATGGAAAGCGTTAATGCCCTGGTGCAGGACTTTATTGACCGCACCCGCGAAAAAGACAAGGCGCAAAAGGTCGAGGTGAAGTTTGTTGCAACACCTACCGCTCGTAAGGCGCTGGAAATTATCCGGCTGGCACACGTTGACGGTGAAATCAACGTGCTGTACGGCGAAGCCGGACTTGGCAAGACAATGGCCCTGAAATCCTACGCGGCCAGCAACCCGACGGCGCTGCTCATTGAGGCTGACCCGAGCTATACCGCCCGTGTGCTGCTGGAAGAAATCTGCAACCGCCTGAACCTGTCCACGCGCGGAAACATGCACGAACTGTTTGAACTGTGCGTGGCCAAGCTTCGGAACACGGGTTATCTGCTGATGATTGACGAAGGCGAACTGTTGCCACACCGGGCTTTGGAGGTGCTGCGTCGCATCCATGACAAAACGGGGATCGGCATTGTCCTGGCCGGTATGCCTCGCCTCATTATTAATCTGAAAGGTAAGCGCGGCGAGTTTGTACAGCTCCACAGCCGCGTCGGTTTTGCCCTGAATATCGGAAACGCCCTCTCTCAGGACGACAGCGACCTTATTGCCTCAACCATCCTGCCGGATGTGCTTTCCAGGGACATGAGTGAAGTGCTTTACAAAGAAAGTCGGGGCAATGCCCGCCGCCTGTTCAAGTTGCTGCGTGGTGTCATCCGCACCAGTCATATCAATGACCGCGAAGTTAACGTTACTACCGTCCGGCAGTTCGCCGAAATGCTGATTAATTAG
- a CDS encoding Mu transposase C-terminal domain-containing protein, translated as MSIWLTAKECAGLPGFPTMEHNIRNRLDKQSGGNSALRRRREGSKAFEYHMDCLPEVAKQIVQERFLNTLLTKPNNGFKHSLKTSKSAVRVTQELDLMRKCPAILENKVSVLNNDQRVTADARMALVVEVLRLENEAGLSRISAIKYITAKAQSESLPEQLQECVSFANARRGKERTLSVRSLNGWVLDYLRGKDAAERLALLAPGYNKAKPVENIRWMPMFMANYRTTHGITVAEAYEGFCLDWQQQYADQPAMLQAIPSIHAVHRALNKLPKLVRQRGRVTGSALTALQTYVKRDWSQMPVNGVWIGDGHSMKMKVQHPDHGRPFTPEITLVIDGRTRFVVGWSLSLSENTIAVADALRYGMERHGVPLLYYSDNGAGETAKLLDAPLTGILPRLGIEHPTGIPGNPQARGIIERLNKEIPARIARKFATYNGKLADRETARITSRAIDSAVNAINQNKPLNNVQQNALAKLPSWNQLLDAMEIEIESYNTQHRHSELPQREDGKHFTPAEYRESLLPEAEIDRLSVVELRDMFRPQVTRIAQRGWVKLFNNDYFSEDLIQVDGKEVAVAFDIHSAESVTVRHIDGTFICTAIWNGNTRAAFPVEYIEKVKKDRHTRRMGLNERKAEEINAELNPVRTIEHAPDFGALLQGQSEKIIDDREPMFLFESEREEYLSKKNKAV; from the coding sequence ATGTCTATTTGGCTAACAGCTAAAGAGTGTGCAGGTCTTCCAGGTTTTCCGACGATGGAGCACAACATTCGTAATCGCCTGGATAAGCAGTCAGGTGGGAATTCAGCATTACGTCGCCGCCGTGAAGGTTCAAAGGCATTCGAATATCACATGGATTGTTTGCCAGAAGTAGCAAAGCAAATCGTTCAAGAGCGCTTTTTAAATACGCTGTTAACCAAACCCAATAACGGTTTTAAACACAGTTTAAAAACCAGTAAAAGCGCAGTCAGGGTCACACAGGAATTGGATCTGATGCGTAAGTGCCCAGCCATTCTGGAAAATAAGGTCTCTGTGCTTAATAACGATCAGCGTGTCACAGCCGATGCTCGTATGGCTCTGGTCGTTGAGGTTCTGCGCCTGGAGAACGAAGCCGGTTTAAGCCGCATTTCTGCGATCAAATACATCACTGCAAAGGCTCAGTCTGAAAGCTTGCCGGAACAGCTGCAGGAATGTGTCAGTTTTGCCAATGCCCGCCGTGGTAAAGAACGCACGTTGAGTGTCCGTTCATTGAATGGCTGGGTTCTGGATTATCTGCGCGGGAAAGATGCTGCTGAGCGCCTGGCTCTGCTGGCTCCGGGGTACAACAAGGCCAAGCCAGTCGAAAACATCCGCTGGATGCCGATGTTTATGGCCAATTATCGTACTACGCACGGTATCACTGTCGCCGAAGCCTATGAAGGTTTTTGCCTGGACTGGCAGCAGCAGTATGCCGACCAGCCCGCCATGCTGCAGGCCATACCGTCAATACATGCGGTACATCGCGCCCTGAATAAGTTGCCAAAGCTGGTTCGCCAGCGTGGTCGCGTGACCGGTTCTGCGCTTACAGCCCTGCAAACTTACGTTAAACGTGACTGGTCACAAATGCCGGTGAATGGCGTTTGGATCGGGGATGGTCACAGCATGAAAATGAAGGTTCAGCACCCAGACCACGGACGGCCGTTTACGCCTGAAATCACGCTGGTTATCGATGGCCGCACCCGTTTTGTTGTGGGCTGGAGCCTGAGCCTGTCTGAAAACACCATCGCGGTGGCTGATGCGCTGCGCTATGGCATGGAGCGTCACGGCGTGCCGCTGCTGTACTACTCCGATAACGGTGCAGGTGAAACAGCAAAACTGCTCGACGCTCCGCTGACGGGTATCTTGCCGCGTCTCGGTATTGAGCATCCGACCGGTATTCCTGGCAATCCGCAGGCTCGCGGCATCATCGAACGCCTGAACAAGGAAATCCCGGCGCGTATCGCCCGTAAGTTCGCCACTTATAACGGAAAGCTTGCCGACCGTGAAACGGCGCGTATTACCAGTCGTGCAATCGACTCAGCGGTAAACGCCATTAACCAAAACAAACCACTCAATAACGTTCAGCAGAACGCGCTGGCCAAGCTGCCTTCGTGGAATCAGTTGCTGGATGCCATGGAGATTGAAATTGAGAGTTACAACACGCAGCACCGTCACAGTGAGTTGCCACAGCGCGAAGACGGCAAGCACTTCACGCCGGCGGAATACCGTGAAAGTCTGCTGCCGGAAGCTGAGATTGACCGCCTTTCCGTAGTTGAATTGCGCGACATGTTCAGACCGCAGGTTACCCGTATCGCGCAGCGTGGCTGGGTCAAATTGTTCAATAACGATTACTTCTCAGAAGACTTGATCCAGGTCGATGGCAAAGAAGTGGCCGTTGCTTTTGATATCCACAGTGCGGAGTCCGTCACTGTGCGCCATATCGACGGCACCTTTATTTGTACCGCCATCTGGAACGGCAACACCCGCGCCGCCTTCCCGGTTGAATACATCGAGAAAGTGAAGAAAGACCGTCATACCCGCCGGATGGGGCTGAATGAGCGTAAGGCTGAGGAAATTAACGCTGAGCTGAACCCTGTTCGCACTATCGAGCACGCACCGGATTTCGGGGCATTACTGCAGGGGCAATCTGAGAAGATTATTGATGACCGGGAGCCGATGTTTTTATTCGAATCTGAGCGTGAAGAGTATTTGAGTAAAAAAAATAAAGCGGTCTGA
- a CDS encoding helix-turn-helix domain-containing protein, protein MQLLKQDMANLFVHAGRDWSSKAIIAALDRQGVNLRDIEKELSLKESSIRNVFYRKCGRYEEAIAQKIGIAPEVIWPSRYLPGERAAAKTEI, encoded by the coding sequence ATGCAGTTGCTGAAACAAGATATGGCCAATTTGTTTGTTCATGCGGGGCGTGACTGGTCTAGCAAGGCAATCATTGCTGCCCTGGATCGTCAGGGCGTCAACCTCCGTGACATTGAGAAAGAGTTGTCGCTGAAGGAAAGCAGTATTCGTAACGTTTTTTATCGCAAGTGCGGTCGGTATGAAGAAGCTATCGCACAAAAAATCGGTATCGCTCCAGAAGTTATATGGCCAAGCCGCTATCTCCCTGGCGAACGTGCTGCTGCTAAGACGGAGATTTAA
- a CDS encoding helix-turn-helix domain-containing protein, which produces MSNKYLGLLFGFNLTQQAPLNGLTSMTYKKKTAETTIDRDRIFVTSGINRFSERLKTAMNGMSNSELGRKSGMSETTVRKYLRGDIYPGIDSAALVAHACNVSLIWLLCGVEQKNEVMVRNSFTKSDNPADAILQRLSTEQVEVLTDAIISHGISGILSALNGMANVENFLQLSEAERARVLRVYEQIKEGTSQSGQGIAQQSLLSDDKQAG; this is translated from the coding sequence ATGTCAAATAAATACCTCGGTTTATTGTTTGGCTTTAATTTGACCCAGCAAGCACCACTAAATGGATTAACATCAATGACTTACAAGAAAAAAACCGCAGAAACCACAATTGACCGAGATCGGATTTTTGTCACGAGCGGAATAAACCGATTTAGCGAAAGACTTAAAACAGCAATGAATGGCATGAGTAACAGTGAGCTGGGTAGGAAAAGTGGCATGTCTGAAACGACGGTTAGGAAATACCTTCGGGGTGATATTTATCCAGGAATAGACAGTGCTGCCCTGGTGGCACATGCATGTAATGTTTCTCTTATTTGGCTCCTTTGCGGCGTCGAACAAAAGAACGAGGTAATGGTGCGGAATTCGTTCACAAAAAGCGATAACCCTGCCGATGCAATCTTACAAAGACTATCTACTGAGCAAGTTGAGGTACTGACTGATGCAATAATTTCGCATGGCATTTCAGGAATACTCTCGGCATTGAATGGGATGGCAAATGTTGAAAACTTCTTACAGCTATCCGAGGCTGAAAGAGCAAGGGTTCTTCGTGTTTACGAACAGATAAAAGAGGGGACATCTCAGAGCGGTCAAGGCATAGCTCAGCAAAGCCTCTTGTCAGATGATAAACAGGCTGGATAG
- a CDS encoding restriction endonuclease, which produces MSPALTGGQILNALRQGVPGWWLSVLLLPMAFMLLPFLFGTASQRRHRRYQRQAARILVRLPQLRDDAARLVYLRKINPYVFEEMLMTAFARQGCRIKRNARYSGDGGVDGQVWINGQRWLIQAKRYSSCISSGHVLDFGAMVRQERCRGFFVHTGRTGEVSREALRAVLWGSDQFCIVIKLGLEDSNARRGAVFRGFKRFCIAHEKSSKNINKCVLFCTVLILL; this is translated from the coding sequence ATGAGTCCTGCACTTACGGGGGGCCAGATTCTCAATGCCCTGCGGCAAGGCGTGCCGGGATGGTGGTTGAGCGTTCTGCTACTTCCTATGGCATTCATGCTGCTGCCGTTTCTCTTTGGCACGGCAAGTCAGCGCCGCCACCGACGTTATCAGCGTCAGGCCGCGCGTATTCTTGTCCGCCTCCCTCAACTGAGGGATGACGCTGCCAGGCTGGTTTACCTTCGAAAAATCAATCCCTATGTATTTGAAGAAATGCTTATGACGGCGTTTGCCCGTCAGGGATGTCGGATAAAGCGAAATGCCCGCTACAGCGGCGACGGCGGGGTCGATGGACAGGTCTGGATTAATGGCCAGCGCTGGTTAATACAGGCAAAACGCTATTCCAGCTGCATTTCGTCCGGGCATGTCCTGGACTTTGGGGCGATGGTACGTCAGGAGCGCTGTCGGGGATTCTTTGTGCATACCGGGCGAACCGGGGAGGTCAGCCGCGAAGCGTTGCGCGCCGTACTGTGGGGGAGTGATCAATTCTGCATAGTGATTAAGTTAGGTCTGGAAGATAGCAATGCCAGGCGGGGCGCGGTATTCAGAGGATTTAAGAGGTTTTGCATAGCTCACGAAAAATCGAGCAAAAATATCAATAAATGCGTTTTATTTTGCACAGTTCTGATCTTGTTATGA
- a CDS encoding integrating conjugative element protein — translation MKFLKMMVLMCAVGCSTAGYSALTVVGDLGGEPTDTYFDAVNDQPGEFTPPESVDQPQAPAQVSVASALPVRTPELSPGAVMPRKLTLPGMPPVFIIGDDDLSRQWLAQRRVELTRLNATGFVVNVADQDRLKALQALLPGSDMVPVSGSDLARRLQLTHYPLIITETGLAQ, via the coding sequence ATGAAATTCTTAAAAATGATGGTATTGATGTGCGCTGTGGGGTGTTCAACGGCGGGGTATTCGGCGTTGACTGTGGTGGGAGACCTCGGGGGAGAGCCAACGGATACCTATTTTGATGCGGTGAATGACCAGCCCGGTGAATTTACGCCGCCGGAATCAGTGGATCAGCCTCAGGCGCCCGCGCAGGTCTCTGTGGCGTCTGCATTACCCGTCCGCACGCCTGAGCTTTCACCCGGTGCAGTGATGCCCAGAAAACTCACCCTCCCTGGGATGCCGCCCGTTTTTATTATCGGCGATGATGACCTGTCCAGGCAGTGGCTGGCTCAGCGCAGGGTCGAGCTTACGCGTCTCAATGCCACCGGATTTGTGGTGAACGTTGCCGACCAGGACCGCCTGAAGGCGTTGCAGGCATTGCTCCCGGGAAGCGATATGGTGCCGGTTTCCGGCAGTGACCTGGCTCGCCGTTTGCAACTGACCCACTACCCGCTGATCATTACCGAGACAGGGCTTGCACAATGA
- a CDS encoding transglycosylase SLT domain-containing protein produces MATRRILMSALLMLPLCGVAKSVQPLQQIPPAYHQIAAAARVPAESLYSLALTESSRRLPYGERPWPWTINVAGKGYRFESREAAWQALLQFVRKYPLKRIDVGIAQVNLGWNGHLFTSFYEAFDPYTNLRVAANILRTCYDASPGSWIKAAGCYHHPAGGKAAATYIAIVRRKLDTLAPVQQASDTHYLMPTPLKGVALASNQLTWIEPK; encoded by the coding sequence ATGGCAACTCGCCGCATTCTGATGTCAGCACTGTTAATGCTGCCGCTGTGCGGCGTTGCGAAAAGCGTTCAGCCGCTTCAGCAAATTCCGCCTGCCTACCATCAGATCGCGGCGGCGGCGCGGGTGCCAGCGGAGTCGTTATATTCCCTGGCCCTGACTGAAAGCTCCCGGCGTCTTCCGTATGGCGAACGTCCGTGGCCCTGGACAATTAATGTGGCGGGCAAGGGCTATCGGTTTGAATCCCGCGAAGCCGCCTGGCAGGCCCTGCTGCAATTTGTTCGGAAATACCCGCTCAAACGCATCGATGTCGGTATTGCTCAGGTCAATCTGGGGTGGAATGGCCATCTGTTTACCTCCTTTTATGAAGCCTTCGACCCGTACACCAACCTGCGCGTCGCGGCTAACATTCTTCGAACCTGCTATGACGCCAGTCCGGGGAGCTGGATTAAAGCGGCAGGGTGTTACCACCACCCGGCCGGCGGTAAAGCCGCGGCCACCTATATAGCGATCGTGCGCCGTAAGCTCGACACCCTGGCCCCCGTTCAGCAAGCTTCTGACACACATTATCTGATGCCGACGCCGCTGAAGGGAGTTGCGCTGGCCAGTAATCAACTCACCTGGATAGAGCCCAAATGA
- a CDS encoding TIGR03759 family integrating conjugative element protein — protein MKISRLVMLFILLATCAARADTVNSATSTTSTASSLQDKSLQSQSQQSAQQWGLSDTEWQKYQQLKQGKRGIQSPGLDPLTTLGVESDSVSERRRLAELWVKEEYQRTEKELAFQREVNAAWSRLYPNALSVNMGNASGLAHDTNGRMALFVRDNCERCDARLAAVLADNRPVDIYLVGSDGKDDTVRKWAVSHNIPVDRVRSRQITLNHDRGLWLTYGQGQMPVILQQGENGWQLAAF, from the coding sequence ATGAAAATCAGTCGCTTAGTGATGCTATTCATATTGTTGGCAACGTGTGCCGCCAGAGCGGATACCGTTAACAGCGCAACCAGCACCACGTCAACCGCAAGCAGTCTTCAGGATAAGTCTCTCCAGTCTCAGTCTCAGCAATCCGCCCAGCAATGGGGGCTAAGTGATACAGAGTGGCAGAAGTATCAGCAACTGAAACAGGGTAAGCGAGGGATCCAGTCTCCCGGGCTTGATCCGCTGACCACGCTGGGTGTGGAAAGCGACAGCGTTTCAGAACGCCGTCGGCTCGCGGAACTGTGGGTGAAAGAAGAATACCAGCGCACGGAAAAGGAACTGGCGTTCCAGCGGGAAGTTAATGCGGCCTGGAGCCGTCTGTACCCTAATGCGCTGTCGGTCAATATGGGGAACGCCTCCGGGCTTGCTCATGACACTAACGGCCGCATGGCGTTGTTCGTGCGCGACAACTGTGAACGCTGTGATGCGCGTCTCGCCGCCGTCCTGGCGGACAATCGCCCGGTTGATATCTACCTGGTGGGCAGTGATGGGAAAGATGACACCGTGCGCAAATGGGCGGTCAGCCACAACATTCCGGTGGACCGGGTCAGAAGTCGTCAAATCACACTGAATCACGATCGCGGCTTGTGGCTGACCTACGGTCAGGGGCAAATGCCGGTGATCCTGCAGCAAGGGGAAAACGGATGGCAACTCGCCGCATTCTGA
- a CDS encoding acyltransferase family protein, producing MHNVKTYDSIQAFRGLAALAVMFFHFRWLINNEFPNTGDYLFGWGAIGVDLFFIISGFVITLSAQKLDTGVSASLTFIKSRLKRIMPTYFIILLVVFILSGGMSIFHYSEKLANLVSALTFRPIYTSNAPFYINDSGVYGVRWTLNYEIYFYLVSSLCLLTKRPLLCLLSFFITALVIIPVICGQQFTLSSEGYQFNNPYLNLLTNPISWMFISGVLIAKLVPLAQRLPATLRVTYLACVTLYTVYSLFFLKQIGHGLLSSGFALILLMSGVVMNDTWLRRFTPRWLIFIGNISYSLYLIHTLMNTGLGKRLAWTGLSDGVSGFIIYSVISLILATLSYRYIETLFFSRSKKVNQNRKTDGLIADK from the coding sequence ATGCATAACGTCAAGACGTATGATTCAATTCAAGCTTTTAGGGGACTTGCTGCATTAGCAGTGATGTTCTTCCACTTCAGATGGCTCATAAACAATGAATTCCCTAATACCGGAGATTATCTTTTTGGGTGGGGAGCAATCGGCGTTGACTTATTTTTTATTATCAGCGGATTTGTCATTACACTGTCTGCACAAAAACTAGACACTGGAGTAAGCGCATCCTTGACCTTTATTAAAAGTAGATTAAAAAGGATAATGCCGACCTACTTTATCATTCTTCTGGTAGTTTTCATATTATCTGGCGGCATGAGTATATTTCATTATTCAGAAAAATTAGCTAATTTGGTCAGCGCGCTAACCTTCCGCCCAATATATACCTCTAACGCACCATTCTATATTAATGACAGCGGCGTATATGGTGTAAGATGGACGTTAAATTACGAGATTTATTTTTATTTAGTTTCCTCACTCTGTCTTTTAACTAAAAGACCTTTATTATGTTTACTATCATTTTTCATAACTGCACTTGTTATTATACCCGTAATATGTGGACAACAATTCACTTTATCCTCTGAAGGGTATCAATTCAATAATCCTTACTTAAATCTTCTAACAAATCCAATAAGTTGGATGTTCATTTCCGGTGTACTTATTGCTAAGTTAGTACCACTCGCCCAACGCTTACCGGCCACACTAAGAGTAACCTACTTAGCATGTGTTACCCTCTATACCGTATATAGCTTGTTTTTCCTTAAGCAAATTGGTCACGGGTTGTTATCATCAGGCTTTGCTCTGATATTACTTATGAGTGGGGTGGTTATGAATGACACATGGTTGAGACGATTCACCCCGAGATGGTTAATTTTCATTGGAAACATTTCGTACTCACTGTACTTAATCCATACATTAATGAACACAGGCCTTGGAAAACGGCTTGCGTGGACTGGTCTTAGTGACGGTGTAAGTGGGTTTATAATTTACTCGGTCATTTCATTGATATTAGCAACTCTTTCATATCGATACATTGAAACGTTATTTTTCAGCAGAAGTAAAAAAGTGAATCAAAATAGAAAAACAGATGGTTTAATTGCCGACAAATGA
- the pilV gene encoding shufflon system plasmid conjugative transfer pilus tip adhesin PilV, with product MSTNLKRADRGWTVMSTGIGLLILLAVAVWSMGYYNDYIQQRGWQVTASQLTRFRSSVKAYVGRYYDTLLAAAGTTAPVIITPQMLKNTGLIEPGFSNATTDGQLISAAVTRNATNTDQLQALVITQGGESLPYAALRQISVDIDGLGAYVWKSTNVTGAMESWSVPLASFGVSTSSGHVGALIPSDELGVAREESDRLYRFSVTGKPDLNRMHTSIDMGSNNLNNTNTVNAQTGIFSGNVTAAGTVQGGNVNATSNVTANNSVTAGNAITAGSDIRSNNGWLITRDSKGWLNETHGGGFTMTDNDWVRAINDKNIYTGGQVRGGSVRADDRLSAGGILQLDQINNEGWGCDAGGVSHDSTGALLSCQSGVWKRQTPAFDIQTVISPSACTNLTAAYATCPAGTKLISGGYQLTKWTEGGSYNSPDSNYADNPGNRWVITTPNNQGKPSCYAAVASCVRQ from the coding sequence ATGTCGACAAATTTAAAACGTGCTGACCGCGGCTGGACGGTGATGAGTACCGGTATCGGACTGCTTATCCTCCTGGCGGTGGCGGTGTGGTCCATGGGGTATTACAACGATTATATCCAGCAACGCGGCTGGCAGGTCACGGCATCCCAGTTGACCCGCTTCCGATCGTCGGTGAAAGCCTATGTGGGCCGCTACTATGACACTCTTCTGGCTGCGGCAGGAACCACTGCACCGGTGATTATTACCCCGCAGATGCTTAAAAATACGGGGCTCATCGAACCCGGATTCAGTAATGCCACAACTGACGGGCAACTGATCAGTGCAGCTGTCACGCGCAATGCGACGAACACTGACCAACTGCAGGCACTGGTGATCACCCAGGGCGGAGAAAGTCTACCGTATGCCGCACTTCGACAGATCTCTGTCGATATTGATGGCCTGGGGGCGTACGTCTGGAAAAGTACCAATGTGACCGGCGCGATGGAGAGCTGGAGCGTGCCTTTAGCTAGCTTTGGCGTCAGTACGTCCAGCGGGCACGTCGGGGCACTTATCCCTTCTGATGAGCTGGGTGTGGCCCGGGAGGAGAGTGACCGCCTGTACCGTTTTTCGGTGACAGGAAAACCTGACCTGAACCGCATGCATACGAGCATTGATATGGGGAGTAATAACCTCAACAATACCAATACGGTCAACGCGCAGACGGGAATCTTTAGTGGCAATGTTACTGCTGCCGGTACAGTTCAGGGGGGGAATGTGAATGCAACTTCCAACGTAACGGCCAACAATAGTGTTACAGCGGGAAACGCCATCACCGCTGGCAGTGATATCCGCAGTAATAATGGGTGGCTGATAACCCGAGACAGTAAAGGTTGGCTCAATGAAACACATGGAGGTGGTTTTACTATGACTGATAATGACTGGGTACGAGCCATCAATGATAAAAATATCTACACTGGTGGGCAGGTCAGAGGGGGGAGCGTTCGTGCAGATGACCGTCTTTCTGCTGGTGGGATCCTACAGCTTGACCAAATAAACAATGAGGGTTGGGGATGTGATGCGGGAGGTGTTAGTCATGATTCCACCGGGGCCTTGCTTTCATGTCAATCAGGAGTGTGGAAACGTCAAACTCCAGCATTTGACATTCAAACAGTGATTAGCCCATCTGCGTGTACTAACCTAACAGCGGCTTATGCGACGTGTCCGGCAGGAACTAAATTAATTTCTGGAGGGTATCAACTGACGAAGTGGACTGAAGGTGGGTCTTACAACTCTCCAGACTCAAATTATGCAGATAACCCTGGGAATCGTTGGGTAATAACAACGCCAAATAATCAAGGGAAGCCTTCATGCTATGCCGCAGTGGCATCCTGTGTTCGACAATAA
- a CDS encoding A24 family peptidase, with protein MTELVTVLTIVGPWPLSLPLFCLALLFLRSETAQVTDVMKDYGHQAFSESDVRAIKQHIWLHAIALCAIVMLSSLSKPFELMTSVLFVVFIFRMSLIDALTGWLPRDFTWPFTAAGFCVACVNECLPAHALTSLILFCIGWLISVLGERLAQREVLGLGDIWLAAGLGAWFGSPLTLFTLMVGLVGFIFWHAGSRETSRGGPLGPWLGYGALLSMALNVSDPLFMW; from the coding sequence ATGACCGAACTTGTCACTGTATTGACGATAGTGGGCCCCTGGCCGCTGTCGCTCCCGCTGTTTTGCCTTGCACTACTGTTCTTGCGTTCTGAGACCGCTCAGGTAACGGACGTGATGAAGGATTACGGGCATCAGGCATTTTCTGAATCGGATGTTCGTGCTATCAAACAGCATATCTGGCTTCACGCCATTGCCCTGTGCGCAATAGTCATGCTGTCTTCACTCAGCAAACCGTTTGAGCTGATGACGTCGGTTCTTTTTGTCGTATTTATCTTTCGGATGAGCCTCATTGACGCCCTGACGGGATGGTTACCCCGGGATTTTACTTGGCCGTTTACTGCCGCAGGTTTTTGCGTTGCCTGTGTTAATGAGTGTCTTCCTGCCCATGCGTTAACGTCCCTCATTCTGTTCTGCATCGGGTGGCTCATCAGCGTGCTGGGAGAGCGTCTCGCTCAGCGGGAAGTGCTTGGTTTGGGCGACATCTGGCTGGCCGCTGGTCTGGGCGCCTGGTTTGGTTCACCCCTCACTCTATTTACTCTCATGGTGGGGCTGGTCGGTTTTATTTTCTGGCACGCCGGATCGCGGGAGACCTCCCGCGGGGGGCCCCTGGGACCGTGGCTGGGTTACGGGGCGCTGCTGTCTATGGCGCTCAACGTTTCAGATCCTTTATTCATGTGGTGA